The nucleotide sequence TCGGGCCGGTGCCGCCGCTGTCGGGGTCATACCACTGCCCTTCGGTGGTGACGTCGCGGGTCATGATGCGGCGCAGCACGGGGATGCCGGCGGCGCGGAGCGCCACGCGCAGGGCATCGAGGACGGTGAGGGCTTGCCAGTCGTGGGGTTGGTCGCACACCGCCAAAAGCACGGCGGCGTGGTTGTTCCCGGGTCGCAGGTTTGCAGGTGGCCGGGAAGTTCGCGGCTTGGTCCACGGTGATCGTGACGTCGAACCGAATCGCGGCGCGGACCACCATGTTGCCGGTGTTGTGGTCGCGGTGCAGCATGTAGGCCACGACGCTGTTGGTGGGGGCGAAGCCCAGCAGTGCCGCGGCGGCGGCAACGATGTCTGCTTCGGTGCGCAAGGTGGTGGTTGGCATGGTGTGTTCTCCGTTCTGTGCGGTGAGTGGTGCGCCGGTCAGCGCTGGGGGAGCGGTCAATCGGCTGAGGGTGGGCGGTCAACCCCGAAGAGTCCGCGGCGGGCGGAGCAGGGTTTTCGGCCCGCGCTCGCCGGCGCGAAGCGCCCTGGCGAGCTGGCATAGGGCCGAAAAGGTCACTCGGCCTGCGTAGTTCGGCGCGGGCGTGGGTTGAGCGGTCGGGCCCCCGGCCGATTAGGCTGCGACCACTGCTGACGGCTTAAAGGTGAGGGGCTACGGACCGGTGGCCACCGCAGGTGACCAATCCGACGGCGGCGCGGGGCGCGCCGACGCCACCTCACACCGGAAGAAAAAGGGGGGACCCGGCCACCCCCTCGTGTGGTGCGCGAGGTGGCCGGGCCCCCGAAAGGGATGCCGCTCAGGTGATCTCAAAGCGACTACGTAGTGAGGTCGACCGGCTCAAACACCTTCTCCGCGAGGGACTCGGCGCCGAACTAGAAGCTGAATCCGGTCAGTCGCTTTGGCGACGGGTCGACGAACTTACCGAAGCCAATGCGCGTTACCGCAGTGAGAACATCAAACTCAGCGCCGACGTGAGCGAAGGCCCGAGCACAACTCCACGTAGTCGAAGATGATCTCGCGGCCGCGAGAACCAGCCTGCGGCGGATGATCAAGGATCAATCCCAGCACCTTCCGGTTGAATCATGATGGGTGCAACCTCGTGAGTGCCCTTGATCCGCGAAGCGGAGAGGACACGTTCGACCTGATTGATGACGCCGTCGCCGCGCTGACCGACCGCCGCGGCGTTTGGCTGGGAGATGACCTGACCGCAGTCGCGTTGGTTGCCAGCCTCATCCAGCAAGCGGAACGATGTCTGCCCCAAATGATCCACGACGCTCGCGCCAACGGGCATGGCTGGATCGAGATCGCGCGAGCACTCGGCACCAACCCCGACGAGGCATGCCTGCGATTTGACCCGGATTCCCCAGCTGCTGATGGCAGATGGCCCTGAGCATCCCGAGCTGCGCTCAGAGGTCGGGGCCTAGCGGGAATCCCTTGGACAGCTTGAAAGAGCCAGCGCCAACCGGTCCGACCGGGCCTCAACTGTACGGGTCAAGTGTTGCCGGCGATGACAAGCCGCCGATGTCCCGGGAATTGACGCACTGGGTGGTTACCCTCCCCGGATGGGAGTGAGCGATCCACCCGACGTCGCCGCGGGCGCGATGAAGACGCCGCGTCCGGGCGAGCAGACCGCAGAGGTGATGGTTACCGTGAAGACTTACCCGAACCCGAGCGAGACGTACGGCGAAACCGTCTGCGTTGCCGGCGTGCGCCTCGACCGTGAACGGCCCGAGTGGATTCGGCTGTACCCGGTGAAGTTCCGCAACGCCGACTTCGACATTCAGTTCAAGAAGTACGAGATAATCCGTGTCAACGGGGCCTACCAGCACGTCAACGACAACCGCCCCGAGTCGTTCCGGCCGCGGCAGGACGAGCTGGAGCACGTGGAACAGCTCGACACGAGCAGCAACTGGCAGCGGCGGCGGATGAACCTGGACGGACTCATCGGCGCCATCACGATGTGCGAGCTCCTCGACCAGAACCCGGTCGGCGGCATGTCCGTCCCGTCACCGTCGCTCGGCCTGATCAAGCCCCTCGACGTCGTAGCCACCGTGGCCGACGGCGACCGGTGGAACGCAGCCGAGCAGGCGAAGATCGACAAGGCCTCGGCGCCGGACCTGTTTGGCACCTCGCTCAAGCCGCTAGAGCCCGCACCGTTCGCGGTCCGATACAAGTACCGCTGCGAGTCGCAGAAGTGCGGGGGACACGACCAGAAGGTGCTCGACTGGGAGGCTGGCCAGGCCGGCCGGCGGTGGCTGCGGGAGTACGGCGACGCCGGTGCCCGCGCGGCGATGCTCAAGAAGTGGCGGGACGAGATGCTCGCGCACGACAACGACGTGCACTTCTACGTCGGGAACCAGAACGCGCACCGGCGGTCCTTCTCGGTCCTCGGCGTGTGGCGGCCTAAGTTCGAGAACGCGTTGTTCTAGACGTGCACCACGGCCGCGTTGGGGCGGGTCTTCAGCAGCCGGCGCACGACGATGTCGCGGTGGCATTCGGCGTGGTCGTGCTCGAAGCACAGCAGCGCCACGACGCCTCCGTCCAGTAGCTCGCAGACGTGCGCGAGCGCGTCGGTGGCCGCCGCGGTGTCCAGCACGTCGCGGTAGCGAGCAAGGGACTCCGGCTCACCGGCACGGAACCCGGCCCGGTTGTGCTTCGGGTTGCCGAGCGCGCGGTGGTGCACGTAGCCGATCCCGACGGCGGCGAGGGCCTCGGAGAGCTTCGTCTTCGACAGGCCGGGCTTGCGGCTCAGCGGGGTCAGGCGCACGTCGACGAGGACCTGCACCTGCTGTTCGAGGAGCTTGGCGACGAGATCGCCGACGGTCTTCCCTTCGTAGCCGATGCTGACAAGGGTTCCCTCGGCGGTGTACCCGGCGGTGTCAGAGGTTGCCATGGGTCCCTATGGTGCCGCAGCGGTCGGGGAGAAGTGAGGCAACCCCCGCGGGTGCGATGGAACCGTGACCACAGCCGGGAGGGTACGCAGCTGGTCCGACAGGGCGCCGTCGGTGCTAGTCCCACGACGTGGCGATCGTCCGAAACGCCAGTGTCGGTGTCGCGGGCTAGCCTGCTGCGATGACAGATGCCCGTGTTGAGGCGTTCACGCCGGGGACGATCGAGGCCGTGGCGAAGGCGATCGGTGAGCTGTACAGCGGCTCGGAGCTGACCCGGGTCCTGGCGACGGCGAAGCTGCCGGACGTGATCGGCGAGGGCACGACGAAGTGGAAGCGCCTCGCGGAGGCCATGCAGCAACAGCAGTTCAAGCAGAGGGACGGCCGCCCGATCCTCGCGCTCATCATCGCGGCGATGGCACCCGACCGCACGCTCGGCCGTCGCCCCGCCGCGAGCGCCACGCGAGACGAGTTGAACCAGATCCTGTCGCTGTCCGGCTACCGCGTCCGGGACGACGGGCGCATCGGCCGCGCGTCGAAGGCGACCACCGACGCGGAGGCGGCGAGTCGGAGCACACGTCTGCGCACCCACCTGACCGACCGTGGTGCGCATCCGGAAGTCGTGCGCCACTGCCGGGCGGAGCTGCTGAAGACCGACTACTACGAGGCCGTGTTCGAGGCGGTCAAGGGACTCGGTACGCGCCTGCGGGTGAAGTCGAAGTTGGACCTGGACGGGCGTCCTCTTGTCCAAGCCGTGTTGCAGGGAAAGTCGCCGCGCATCCTCCTCACCCCGTGCACCACCGAGACCGAACGCAATGAGCAGATGGGCATCGCTCTGCTCGCCGAGGGCGTGTTCGCCGCCTTCCGCAACCCATCGGCACATGAGCCCCGGTTGGTCTGGCACGTCACCGAGCAGGACGCCCTCGACGTGCTCGGGACACTGTCGATGATTCACCGCCGCCTCGACACGGCGCGTCTCAGTGGGGAAGCGCCTAGCGCGCTCCGCGGCAGGAGTAATCATCCAAACGTGCCTTACATGCCATAGCGCACATCATCGCGGGCATCACGTTAGATGCACCGGTTAACCGGTATCTTTTTGCGCTGTACCTTCGGAAGACAGCTAGATAACGATCGAGGCCAGCGCGCAGTCGGTCTCGGTCATTCGGGTGAGTCCCTTCTGATGCGGAAATGGGATGCGGCCGGGCCGACGTTCGGATGCGAGACGTCGGCCCAGCCGCGAAGCACGGGTCAGGGGTTAGGCCGGCAACAGTCCGGCGGCGGCGATGTGGTCGAGGGCGGTCTCGAGGTCCTCGTGCGCGACGGGCGGGTTGACATCGAGAGCGACGGTCCACATCGGTTCCTCGCCGATTCCGGCGGTCAGGGTGTAAGTGTGGCCGGCGTGGGCGGCGCGGTAGGACCAGTCGCGGCCGGGCACGGCGTGGAAGGTGAGGTCGCCGGCGCGGACCTTGAGGATGCGAGTGTGCGGCGCGGTGTTGAGGTCAGGTGCGGTCGCTTCGACGGCGGCCATCTGCCCGTGGGCGTCGGTGGCGAAGAGAACGAGGCGGTGCCCGCCCTCGCGGGTGTAGTCGTGCACGGTGGTGAGCCCGATGTCGCCGTGGTTGTGAAACGGGATTCGGGTGATGCCGTACTGCTGGTGCTGGATGCGTCCTGCGGCTTCGTCAACGAGGTTGAAGGCGAGCTCGAATTCGTGGTCCATGGTGTGTTCTCCGTTCTGTGCGGTGAGTGGTGCGCCGGTCAGCGCTGGGGGAGCGGTCAATCGGCTGAGGGTGGGCGGTCAACCCCGAAGAGTCCGCGGCGGGCGGAGCAGGGTTTTCGGCCCGCGCTCGCCGGCGCGAAGCGCCCTGGCGAGCTGGCATAGGGCCGAAAAGGTCACTCGGCCTGCGTAGTTCGGCGCGGGCGTGGGTTGAGCGGTCGGGCCCCCGGCCGATTAGGCTGCGACCACTGCTGACGGCTTAAAGGTGAGGGGCTACGGACCGGTGGCCACCGCAGGTGACCAATCCGACGGCCGCACGGGGCGCGGCGATGCCACCTCACACCGGAAGAAAAAGGGGGACTGCGGCCAACCCCGTGGAAGGGCCGGCCAAAGCCCTGGTGGTGGTATCTTCGGCGCAGTCAGGGCGCCGACGTTGCGACCAGTTCGCGGCAGGTGTTGTTGTTCAACCCGAGTCGTGCCGCGATGCGGTGCACGGTGCGCGTGGTCGTGTAGAGGCGCCAGGCGATCAGATCCAGCTCGACACGTCCGTGCATGCGGCGTACTGCTTCATCGCGTTCCGCCCCGCGCAACCGCAGCCGTAGGCCGTCGTGGGCGACCTGGACGACGGCCAATTCGTCGAGTTCGGAAAGATTGTTGTGCTCGGGTTCCCGATCGCGCGAGCGCTGGGGGCGGGCTACTTGGCCGTGAGATGGCAGCGCTTGGGCTTCGTCGTGGTCGTTGATCGCCCACGGGTCGATAACTGGGGTCATGATGTTTGCTCCGTTCTGTGCGGTGAGTGGTGCGCTGGTCAGCGCGGGAGTGCGGGCAAGCGGGTGAGGGTGGGTGGTCAAACCCCGAAGAGTCCGCGCCGGGTGCTCGCCGGGTTTTCGGCCGCGCTCGCCGGCGCGAGAGCGCCTGGGGGCGAGCTGGCATTAGGGCCGAAAACAGTCACTCGACACGGCGTGCCCGGTGCGGGCGTGGGTTGAGCGCTCGGGCCCCCGCCCGCTTACCATGAGCACCCTGCTGACGGCTAAAAGAAGTGAGGGGCTACGGATTTCGCACACCGCAAGGGACCGCTTCGGCGGGCGCGGGGCGCGCCCGCCGCCACCGCAACCGGAAGAAAAAAGGGGGACCCGGCCGACCCCGGGTGCTCCAAGCGCTGACGCCAAATCGCGATGCGGTGAGGGTCGCTGTGGCCGCCGCACCGCGGGTAGCCTAAGAACGTGATGGAAACGGCGGTGCTACAGGAGCTCGTGGAATCGGATCGTATTCCGACACCGGTGATCGACTGGCTGGTGAACGGTGACTGGTCCCCGCCGGTGCTGGCTTGTGATGTGTCGTATCCTGGCGCCGATTACTCGGGACCGCTGGAGTTTTGATCAAGCCGGCCGGGTGCGTTGAGGGCGCGAACACCGTTCGATAGTGAGGCGAAGCGGCCGTACTGTTGGCCGGCCGCGGTCGTTTTGTCCCCTAGCCAAATCCCGATGATTTGCGGGAAGCCGCGCAGGGTCCGCGTCCACACCGGGCCTCCGGAGTCACCGGGGATGCTGGGCGGCATGCCAGTGGTCAGGTATTGGTCTTCACCTTGGCCGGCGGCGATTTGACCGCAATGTGGACCGCTGGAAATACCGATCCGACAGACGGTTTCGCCGATTTGGGGTTCGGGGTGGTCATCGGTGAAAGGCATGCGGGTGTCGACGATGAACGCTGACGCCAAGGAGTTGGTGCTGAAGTCGATCAGTGCATAGTCCGCGCCGCCGCTGGGCGGGGGCTCGAAAACGGTGCGCACGAAGTGTCCGGTGAGCCCGTTTCGCTTGTCTCGGGCATAACCTGATGCCGAGTCGGCGCGGCAGTGTCCGGCGGTGATGGCGTAGGTGTGAAAGTCGACGCCGGTGTAGACGTAGCCGATCGTGCAGAACTGGTTGCCTCCGGCGGGACTGATGTAGTCGACCTCTTCGCCGGGGCTGACGACGGTCAGTGCGGCGTGTGACGAGGGTGAGTCGGTCAGTGCCAGCGCTGCCGTGGTGAGCAGGTCGCAGACGATGGCGGCGAGTCGGTGCGTTGTGGTGCGCATGGGTCAGTCAGCGTCCAGGTTCTAGGCGGCCCGGGCGTGGCGCAGGCGGCGTTCGGAGCGCAGTTGCGCGGGCGGTCATGCTGTCGATCCAGGCGCGAGCGGTGCTGGCCGCGGGCCCGGGTCGGCCTGCGGCCGCCGTGATGGCTGCGGCCGCGCGGTTGGTGATGGCGGTCTCGAAACGCGTTGTCATGCAGACTCCTTCACACCGGCGGCGGTGGCGGCTTGAACTGGGTACCGACGAGTGTTGTGCCGGTAGTCGACGGTGAGCCGCTCGAGAATGCCCTCGACGGCGTGGACCGCGGCGCGCGCCACTGGTGACGGCTGCTGGTTGCTGTGGTGCAGCAGCTCTTGTTGGGCGTGTTGCACTGCGCGCAGTTGGTCGGCGGCTTCAGCGAGCCATCGCGCGGCGTTGCGTGCGCTGCCGGGCACCAGGCCGCGCCGGTCGTGGTGGGCGCGGACTTCCTGTAGGGCGGTGTCGAAGCGGTCGGCGGCCCAGCGGGCCTTCGCGGCGGCGGCCAAGACGTGCAGCTCGGCGGGGGTGAGGACGGTTAGACCTCCGAAGGGGTCGCTGGGGTCCCACAGGCCGGCGTTGACGTGATCGGTGGCGTCGGCTTTATCGACCTCGATGGCGGGCATGAGCAGAACCACCTGAGCGGAGCTGGCGTGCAGACGTTCATGCAGGTTGATCGCCCGCTGATAGCCGGCGAGGTCTCGGTCGGCCACGATGGCGACGTTGAGTCCGGTGAATGCGTCGACCATTTCGGCGGGGAAGTTGGCGGCCCCTTGGGCGTTGGTGGTGGCCAGGCAGCCAAGCGCGGCAAGTGTGTCGGCGTCTTTCTCGCCTTCGGTGACCCATACCCAGGCGCCGGTCTTGGCTGCGCTCCGAATTGCGTTGGGCCGATACAGCACCGGGGTGAATCCGCGCGGCTTGCGATACACCCATTGGTGCGCGTCGCGGTAGCGCTGCCGGAACTGTTTGTGGGGTTGACCGGTGCAGGTGCATTCTTCGCGAATGACCTGCTGCACTGGTGTGCCGGTGGGGCTGAGGTAGGTGTAGACCCGGACCCGGCGCCACTGGTGCTCGGCGTGTTCGCGGAGCACGGTGATACGCCCTGGCAACGGTCCTAACCCGGGAACTCGTCGCGCCGCCTTCGGTTGTGCGGCGCGCGTCCGGCCCTGCCCGGTTGCGGGCGCAGGGTTGTCGAACAGATCGGCCAGGCGCAGACCGAGGGCGGCGGCGATGTCGGCGGCGGGGGCCTGGCAGCTAAAGCAGTGCAGCAGGACCGCCCCGCCCCGGCCGGCGTGGGTATTTTCGCGCCACCCAACCGATAGCGAGGGGGAGTGGTCGGTGTGCAGGGGGCAGCTGGCCATGAAGGCGTCCCCGCCACGGGGGCGGATGCTGTGCCCTGCTGCTTGCAGAGCGTCCCGCACGTGGTCCAAAGCGGTTCCGGGCCGGCGGCTTTGGTGTGTGCTGGCCATTACGGCGTCTCCTGGTCGATGACTGTGTGCACCACGGCGTAGGCCGCGCGAGTATTGCGGATGCTGTCGTCGAGGAAAGTGGCGACATCGCGTCCGTCACGGCCGTCCACAAACTCGACGTCGTAGATGGTGTTACTGCGCAACTGCTCAAGACTGCTCGCGGCCTTCTGCAGGGCTTTCACGGCGGCGGACAGGTGGGCAAGCAAATGGCTTCGCGTTTCACCGATTTGCTCGATACGGTCCAGTTCGGCGAACTCGGCAACTGCTTGCTCCAGTGCGGCGTCGGTATACATGGGGTGGGTCCTTCGGTCAGCAGTGGGGTCTAGGCGGCGGCCAGGAGAGCCACGCGATCCGGACGAAAGCCGGACCAATGCACCGTGGGGGAGACATAGACGACGGGCGCGCCCAGGTAGCCCAAACCCATCACGTATTCGCGGGCCTCGGGATTTTCGGTGACGTCGATCTTCTGGTAGTCGATTCCCGCTTTGTCGAGCGCTTTGAATGTCGCGTTGCACTGCACACAGGCCGGCTTCGTATATACCGTTATTGGGGACATTACTAGCCTCCTTCGTAAATGCATGGTGCTGCGCTGGATAATTAAAGATTACTGCCGTAGTTGACCCTATGCCATAGTCGCGCAAAAGAATTTCGAGCAATTGTGGATAGTTCGCAACACCGATTGAAGTTGGGTATGCGCAACCTCCTTTCGGCGCGAGGCCCCCGCATGTTTTTCGCGCCGTAACCACCTGTACCATACGGCTTTACAGCGTTGTGCGCAGGCAGCGCACAGGAGCCCGCGAACCGGCCACTGCCCCATGGATTCACGCTTATTCTCGCTTCGCGCGACCTGGCGGTAACCGTTTAGCAGCAGCGATAGTGCCCCGTTCTTCTTTTTGTGTTTCATCATGGATTTACCTTGCATAACCGGTCGGTGTAAGGCATTTGCGCTCACTACCTCCACGCTCCCTTCGCTGTAATTGCCACCATTGTTCTTGCCTTTCTGGCATTCACGATGTGAACCGGCCGACGGGCCGTGGAGTGCAAGGCCCGGGCGCGGAGTTTTCCCAGTGAGCGTCAGCGAGCGGCGCGTGGAAAAGTTCGCGGGCCCACCGCCCGCAGCAGCGCGAAGGCCGGCGCCTTGCAGGTAGCGGTCCGGTCGGTCAGAATCGAACGGCCAGTCGGCACAACATGTTTCGCCGTACACCCGAGGATCGAACCGCCGCCGCCGCCGTGATGAGCGGGCAGCACCGGCTGGCGGGTGGGACCGCAGTCGCCAAGGGTGGGGCCAGAACCGCAGCCCTGACCCCACCCGAGCGGCGCGCTACTCCTTTACCGCATCGGCCAAATACTGCTCGTACACGTCGTCGGCGTCCTTGGCCCTGGTCACGACTTCCTCGACGGGAGCCAGCGGATAGTCGTTGTCCGCGAGCCAACCCAGGTACTCGCCGCTGCCGACGTGGTGGCCCCACCCGCCCGCGCTGTTGCGCCAGGCATCCTTAGGGGTCCGCGACTCGAGCGCACCGAGCACCAGGGCCAACGTGATCACCTGAGCGCGCCCGTCGCCGCTGGCGGGCAGGTCGGCCACCAGCTTGGCAACGGCCTGGCCGCTGTCCACTCCCAGCAGTTCAGCAGTCGTGTCCAGCGCGTTGTGATTGGTCAGCAAGAAACTGTCACGAGACAAGCAGTCAGCAACGAACATGGCAGCGCCCTTGGGAGGTGTCTTGCGTGTTAGCAGCTTCCGCACGAAATCGCGACGCACACTGATAGCGGCCGCGCCGAGTTTGTTGAGCGCCAAGACCTTTTTGCGTTCACGCTTTTCAGCATCGGCCCGTTCGGCGAGCGCTTGAGCGCGGGCCGCCTCGCGTGCCTCGTCATCGAGATCGACCGTGGCATCGCCGTCTATCTCGACCATGCCAGCCCTGCGGGCAAACCAGTCTGCGGGCTTCAATGCGGCCGCGCGGTAGTCGATGCAGAAGTACTCGGGCGCAAACACTGTTGCCTCGGTGACGCTCGCGGCGTGCCGCTTCCCCTCGGCAGGCGTGGCCTCAGCGTCATCTTCGGTGTCCCAATCGACGTCGTCCTCGTCCACGAGCTCGCCGCTATCCACGTCGCAAAGGGCTGTGTCCTCATAGAGCAGGACCGCCCAGTGTGCCGGTTCGGTGACGGCCTGTTCATCGGCCTCCGCCCCGTCTGCGGTGAGCAGGTAGCGCAGAGGGATGTAGTCCTCGCTGCACGCTTGCGGGCGTTGGGACAGGATGGTGAAGCCACGTTCGGAGTAGCCTTGTGCGGCTTGGGCTTCGGCCTCTGCGCTGGCCCGCTGTTCGCGAAGCTGGGCTACCGTGTGCTCGAATCGCCGGGTACCGGCATCGTTGAGGAGTCGGTCCAGCGCGCCTGGCATGTCCTCAAATTCAGTGATCGCAGCTGCTTCGACGAGGCTGAGCTGGCCGTTGGCCAGGGCATCCATCGCCGCGGTGGACTTAGCTGCGGTTTCTGCGGCTTTGATGGTGTCCTTGGCGACGGCTAATCTTCTGGCGACCCTGGTGACCGACAGGCCTGCATCGATCATCTGCTGGATGCCGCGTGCCCGCTGCGCGTCGGTGAGGTCCGAGCGGTGGTCGTTCTCGACGATTTGCTCGGCGACTCGTTCGACTAGCTGCGCGTTTTCGTCGCCGCCAGTTGCGGCCCGGACATAGACCGGGACAGTGGCCAGCCCCGCTTCGCGGGCGGCCAGAGTGCGGCGCTGACCGGCTCGCACGCGGACATTTCCGTCGTCGGCACGCACACCTGCGATCGGAACGAGTACGCCGTGTTCTTTGATGCTGGCCACGAACTGGGCATCCAAATACGCGCAGTCGCGCACGTTGGTGTCCAAGATCAGCGTGTGTGGGTCAATATGTTCGATGGTGCCGGTGGGGGGTTGGCTGATGCTGTCGGTCATTTCAGTACCTTTCTTGGTAGTCGCGGGCGTCCTGGTGGCCGCCCGTTCTTTTTGCCTTCTGGCACTGAAGATTTAGGCCGGCATGAGGGCCGCGGGAGTGCAAGGTCCGGGCGCAAAGTTTCCGGCCGCGAGCTTTGTGAGCGCGACGGGAAAATTTGCGAGCCTTGTGCCCGCAGCGAAGCGGAGGCCGTGTCCTTGCGCGCAGCGGACCGCCGGCCACAATCGAAAGGCCAGAAGGCAACCAAGGAAGGGCTTACGTCCTGATGAGGGTCAAGCTCTGTAGGTTCTCATCCAACATGGCGGAGTTCTCATCTTCGTGACATCAAAATGGCGGATCCGCCACAAAGATGAGAATCTCGTTAGTCGAGCTAGGTTTCTATGGCTGTATCAGCGACTCGGGCTTGTGATCGGCCTCGGCCACGTCGCCGAGCGGCGCGGCGGAGTCAGGAGGCGACACCCTGACCTATCCGTACAGCAGGCCCAAAAGAAACTGGTTCGCCTGACTAGGTATCGCTAATCGCTAACAGCAAGTAGGCAGCAACCCGCCGCCAAGCAGCCACGCCCAATACTGAGCTGTGTCGGTTTAGTCAGTTTGACGGTCTGGTCTGCGATGATCTGGATGGTGGGTGCCGCCGCAGGGGCGGGAACACGCGTGGAGGCGGAGCAGGGCTTGTGGCGAGATCAGACTTGATTATCGACTTGGTGGAAGCCCAGCAGCGCGGCGATAACACTAGATTTCGGACACTGGTTGAAGCGATCATCGCTGAAGAGCGCAACAACCAGCACCATCTGGTCGCCGACAGGCTATCGGAGCTGATCACCACGTCGGGAACGCGGCACCTGCTGGGTCGCGATGACTCCGCGCGCCAGGTAGCAGACTTGCTGCAAGAGATTGTGCCGAAGCGGCGGCTTTCCGATGTCCAGTTGACGCCGACGCTGGCCGCGAGCATCGCAGAACTGATCGAGGAGCATCGGCGCAGCGAGTTGCTGCGCAACCACGGTCTTGAACCACGCAACCGAATCCTGTTAGAAGGCCCGCCCGGCAACGGGAAAACCACGCTGGCCGAGGCGGTGGCGGCGGAGTTGATGGTGCCGTTTTATGCGGTGCGCTATGAGGGGGTGGTGTCGAGTTTCCTCGGCGAGACCACGAGCAGGCTTGACCACGTCTTCGAGTTTGCGCGCACACGCCGGTGCGTGCTGTTCTTCGACGAGTTCGACACCATCGCCAAAGAACGCGCCGATGTCCATGAAACCGGTGAGATCAAACGAGTGGTATCAACGCTGCTCTTGCAGATAGATCGGCTGCCGTCACATGTGGTGGCCATCTGTGCCACCAATCACGGCGAGCTGCTTGACCGCGCGGCGTGGCGGCGCTTTCAGCTCCGCCTGACGCTGGACCCGCCGTCCCGCGCCCAGGCCACCGAATTTCTGGAAAAGCTGCGCGTGCGGCTCGGCGGGAGCCTTGGGTTGGCGCCACGGACCCTCGCCGACAAGCTTGCCGGGGCCAGTTACGCCGAGATCGAGGAGTTCGCCCAAGACGTGATGCGCCGCTATGTGCTCACGTTGCCGGACGGACGCATTGAAGATGTGGTCCGCAATCGTTTACAGCAGCGTGCGCATCAGAGGGAGCGGTGACCGCACCGCGCCCGCCGTTGGCGTTCGGTCCGCCTGCACGGGGCCCAATCCCGACTGGGGCACCGCGGTTCGCGGGCACGCCGGTCGCCGGCCCGGGCCCGGCCCGGCAGGGTCAGCGGCTCGGACCGCAGTTCACCGCGCTGGGGCAGGCTTTGGCGGCAGGCCGGGTCAGTGTGGACGACGACACCACCGAACCCGACCCCGAACTCGTTGTGGTCTTCGACCTGGCCGCCCCGGTGACCGAGTTCGCGCGCGCGGCCGCTCAGGTGCCGGGGTTGGAATTCCTCCTCGAGGTCGATGGCGACGATTTCGAGGCCGACGACGATTTTCACATCGTCAAAAAGGGCGAACCAACGACCGACATTGTGACTGACAGCCTCTATGTGGTCATGTCGAACGCGCAGGCGGTCGCCGAGCTGCTGGCACTGTTTCAGCGTTGGC is from Mycobacterium conspicuum and encodes:
- a CDS encoding toprim domain-containing protein, which codes for MASTHQSRRPGTALDHVRDALQAAGHSIRPRGGDAFMASCPLHTDHSPSLSVGWRENTHAGRGGAVLLHCFSCQAPAADIAAALGLRLADLFDNPAPATGQGRTRAAQPKAARRVPGLGPLPGRITVLREHAEHQWRRVRVYTYLSPTGTPVQQVIREECTCTGQPHKQFRQRYRDAHQWVYRKPRGFTPVLYRPNAIRSAAKTGAWVWVTEGEKDADTLAALGCLATTNAQGAANFPAEMVDAFTGLNVAIVADRDLAGYQRAINLHERLHASSAQVVLLMPAIEVDKADATDHVNAGLWDPSDPFGGLTVLTPAELHVLAAAAKARWAADRFDTALQEVRAHHDRRGLVPGSARNAARWLAEAADQLRAVQHAQQELLHHSNQQPSPVARAAVHAVEGILERLTVDYRHNTRRYPVQAATAAGVKESA
- a CDS encoding AAA family ATPase, which translates into the protein MARSDLIIDLVEAQQRGDNTRFRTLVEAIIAEERNNQHHLVADRLSELITTSGTRHLLGRDDSARQVADLLQEIVPKRRLSDVQLTPTLAASIAELIEEHRRSELLRNHGLEPRNRILLEGPPGNGKTTLAEAVAAELMVPFYAVRYEGVVSSFLGETTSRLDHVFEFARTRRCVLFFDEFDTIAKERADVHETGEIKRVVSTLLLQIDRLPSHVVAICATNHGELLDRAAWRRFQLRLTLDPPSRAQATEFLEKLRVRLGGSLGLAPRTLADKLAGASYAEIEEFAQDVMRRYVLTLPDGRIEDVVRNRLQQRAHQRER
- the nrdH gene encoding glutaredoxin-like protein NrdH, with translation MSPITVYTKPACVQCNATFKALDKAGIDYQKIDVTENPEAREYVMGLGYLGAPVVYVSPTVHWSGFRPDRVALLAAA
- a CDS encoding TIGR02391 family protein, producing MTDARVEAFTPGTIEAVAKAIGELYSGSELTRVLATAKLPDVIGEGTTKWKRLAEAMQQQQFKQRDGRPILALIIAAMAPDRTLGRRPAASATRDELNQILSLSGYRVRDDGRIGRASKATTDAEAASRSTRLRTHLTDRGAHPEVVRHCRAELLKTDYYEAVFEAVKGLGTRLRVKSKLDLDGRPLVQAVLQGKSPRILLTPCTTETERNEQMGIALLAEGVFAAFRNPSAHEPRLVWHVTEQDALDVLGTLSMIHRRLDTARLSGEAPSALRGRSNHPNVPYMP
- a CDS encoding chymotrypsin family serine protease, whose translation is MRTTTHRLAAIVCDLLTTAALALTDSPSSHAALTVVSPGEEVDYISPAGGNQFCTIGYVYTGVDFHTYAITAGHCRADSASGYARDKRNGLTGHFVRTVFEPPPSGGADYALIDFSTNSLASAFIVDTRMPFTDDHPEPQIGETVCRIGISSGPHCGQIAAGQGEDQYLTTGMPPSIPGDSGGPVWTRTLRGFPQIIGIWLGDKTTAAGQQYGRFASLSNGVRALNAPGRLDQNSSGPE
- a CDS encoding ParB/RepB/Spo0J family partition protein, which codes for MTDSISQPPTGTIEHIDPHTLILDTNVRDCAYLDAQFVASIKEHGVLVPIAGVRADDGNVRVRAGQRRTLAAREAGLATVPVYVRAATGGDENAQLVERVAEQIVENDHRSDLTDAQRARGIQQMIDAGLSVTRVARRLAVAKDTIKAAETAAKSTAAMDALANGQLSLVEAAAITEFEDMPGALDRLLNDAGTRRFEHTVAQLREQRASAEAEAQAAQGYSERGFTILSQRPQACSEDYIPLRYLLTADGAEADEQAVTEPAHWAVLLYEDTALCDVDSGELVDEDDVDWDTEDDAEATPAEGKRHAASVTEATVFAPEYFCIDYRAAALKPADWFARRAGMVEIDGDATVDLDDEAREAARAQALAERADAEKRERKKVLALNKLGAAAISVRRDFVRKLLTRKTPPKGAAMFVADCLSRDSFLLTNHNALDTTAELLGVDSGQAVAKLVADLPASGDGRAQVITLALVLGALESRTPKDAWRNSAGGWGHHVGSGEYLGWLADNDYPLAPVEEVVTRAKDADDVYEQYLADAVKE
- a CDS encoding DUF488 domain-containing protein — its product is MATSDTAGYTAEGTLVSIGYEGKTVGDLVAKLLEQQVQVLVDVRLTPLSRKPGLSKTKLSEALAAVGIGYVHHRALGNPKHNRAGFRAGEPESLARYRDVLDTAAATDALAHVCELLDGGVVALLCFEHDHAECHRDIVVRRLLKTRPNAAVVHV